A genomic window from Salvia miltiorrhiza cultivar Shanhuang (shh) chromosome 5, IMPLAD_Smil_shh, whole genome shotgun sequence includes:
- the LOC130986295 gene encoding S-adenosylmethionine decarboxylase proenzyme codes for MALTASAIGFEGFEKRLEISFFEPSFFADPEGKGLRSLSKSQLDEILQPAQCTIVASLSNEHVDSYVLSESSLFVYPYKIIIKTCGTTKLLLSIPPILKLAGLLSLSVQDVKYTRGSFIFPGAQSFPHRSFSEEVAVLDGYFGKLGSSGSKAYVMGSSDKRQQWHIYSASAGSVECDSPVYTLEMCMTGLDREKAAVFFKNESNVSMLMTNTSGIRNILPKSHICDFEFEPCGYSMNSIEGDAVSTIHITPEDGFSYASFEAAGYDLKAVNLGALVERVLACFEPNEFSVSVHAQCGAELFEEICFPELKCYSGGERSVEELGAGGAITYQKFVRSVSCGSPRSTLKCFRDEDDEEEEKE; via the coding sequence ATGGCTTTAACTGCCTCTGCAATAGGGTTTGAAGGTTTTGAAAAAAGGCTTGAAATCTCATTTTTTGAACCAAGCTTCTTTGCTGATCCTGAGGGTAAGGGACTCCGATCTCTTTCAAAATCCCAATTAGATGAAATCTTACAACCTGCTCAGTGCACCATAGTTGCTTCACTGTCAAATGAACATGTCGACTCGTATGTCCTCTCTGAGTCCAGCCTTTTTGTTTATCCCTATAAGATCATCATCAAAACCTGTGGGACTACAAAATTGCTTCTGTCGATCCCTCCCATACTCAAGTTGGCTGGGCTCCTTTCCCTTTCTGTTCAAGATGTGAAGTACACCCGTGGAAGCTTCATCTTTCCAGGAGCACAATCATTCCCACATCGTTCCTTCTCTGAGGAAGTTGCTGTTCTTGATGGCTATTTTGGGAAGCTCGGTTCAAGTGGAAGCAAAGCCTATGTTATGGGAAGCTCTGATAAGCGACAGCAATGGCACATCTATTCTGCGAGTGCTGGATCAGTTGAATGTGATAGTCCCGTGTACACACTGGAGATGTGCATGACTGGGTTGGACAGGGAGAAAGCTGCTGTCTTCTTCAAGAATGAGTCGAATGTTTCTATGCTGATGACAAACACCTCTGGTATAAGAAACATCCTCCCAAAATCCCATATTTGTGACTTTGAGTTCGAGCCCTGTGGTTATTCCATGAACTCAATTGAAGGAGATGCTGTGTCGACCATTCATATTACTCCAGAAGATGGTTTCAGTTATGCGAGCTTTGAAGCAGCAGGTTATGACTTGAAAGCTGTGAATCTTGGCGCTCTGGTTGAGAGGGTCTTGGCTTGTTTCGAGCCAAATGAGTTTTCTGTGTCTGTGCATGCTCAATGCGGCGCTGAGTTATTTGAGGAGATCTGCTTCCCGGAGTTGAAATGTTACAGTGGTGGAGAGAGAAGCGTTGAGGAGCTGGGTGCTGGTGGGGCCATTACCTACCAGAAGTTTGTGAGGTCTGTTTCCTGTGGGTCTCCGAGGTCCACTCTGAAATGTTTTAGAGATGAAGAtgacgaagaagaagaaaaggagTAG